The Arachis duranensis cultivar V14167 chromosome 2, aradu.V14167.gnm2.J7QH, whole genome shotgun sequence genome has a window encoding:
- the LOC127744838 gene encoding uncharacterized protein LOC127744838 isoform X1, translating to MTLPLPDDRDYTFYLSASHIEKTDPFGEWEHGYKATLHTLLVNKRGVRFVQPIEGCFDGIQPAFSAACSALVYLGINMICAMLIGFADEYDHSRTPLICLSVFHLSIMEDAIDMDYINSPASHKVQNFLTVNAKSRHIYSMVDYLNFCRIGDDYYSFLTDIREFLWMESKDPPLFPVSKRPKLF from the exons ATGACACTGCCTCTTCCAG ACGACAGGGATTATACCTTTTATCTTTCTGCTTCTCATATTGAAAAAACCGACCCTTTTGGTGAATGGGAACATGGGTATAAAGCAACCTTACATACCTTGCTTGTGAACAAAAGAGGTGTTCGATTTGTTCAGCCAATCGAGGGTTGTTTTGACGGCATCCAACCTGCATTTTCTGCTGCATGTTCGGCTCTCGTCTACCTTGGTATCAACATGATTTGTGCCATGTTAATTGGCTTTGCAGATGAGTATGATCATTCTAGAACTCCATTGATTTGTCTATCTGTATTTCATTTATCTATCATGGAGGATGCTATTGATATGGATTACATTAACAGTCCTGCTTCTCATAAGGTTCAAAATTTCTTAACTGTTAATGCAAAGAGTAGACATATCTATTCCATGGTagattatttgaatttttgtcgGATAGGGGATGACTATTACTCATTTTTAACTGACATTAGGGAATTTCTTTGGATGGAGTCAAAGGATCCTCCTCTTTTTCCTGTGTCAAAGAGGCCAAAGCTCTTCTAG
- the LOC127744838 gene encoding uncharacterized protein LOC127744838 isoform X2, producing MTLPLPDDRDYTFYLSASHIEKTDPFGEWEHGYKATLHTLLVNKRGVRFVQPIEGCFDGIQPAFSAACSALVYLGINMICAMLIGFADECAEFWIDKASMSKSASPYFT from the exons ATGACACTGCCTCTTCCAG ACGACAGGGATTATACCTTTTATCTTTCTGCTTCTCATATTGAAAAAACCGACCCTTTTGGTGAATGGGAACATGGGTATAAAGCAACCTTACATACCTTGCTTGTGAACAAAAGAGGTGTTCGATTTGTTCAGCCAATCGAGGGTTGTTTTGACGGCATCCAACCTGCATTTTCTGCTGCATGTTCGGCTCTCGTCTACCTTGGTATCAACATGATTTGTGCCATGTTAATTGGCTTTGCAGATGA ATGTGCAGAGTTTTGGATTGATAAAGCATCAATGAGCAAATCAGCATCTCCATATTTCACTTAG